One window from the genome of Pungitius pungitius chromosome 14, fPunPun2.1, whole genome shotgun sequence encodes:
- the snx6 gene encoding sorting nexin-6 isoform X1, whose protein sequence is MMQEGLDDGPDFLSEEDRGQPRAVNVDLQTDATLQVDISDALSERDKVKFTVHTKSTLPNFKQNEFSVVRQHEEFIWLHDSFVENEEYAGYIIPPAPPRPDFDASREKLQKLGEGEGSMTKEEFTKMKQELEAEYLAIFKKTVAMHEVFLCRVAAHPVLRKDLNFHVFLEYNQDLSVRGKNKKEKLEDFFKNVVKSADGVLVAGVKDVDDFFEHEKTFLLEYHNRVKDASAKSDRMIRSHKNAADDINRIASSLYTLGTQDSTELCKFFLKVSELFEKTRKIEARVAADEDLKLADLLKYYLRESQAAKDLLYRRSRSLVDYENANKALDKARAKNRDVLQAETSQQLCCHKFEKISESAKQELVDFKTRRVAAFRKNLVELAELELKHAKGNLQLLQSCLGVLKGNT, encoded by the exons CAGCCGCGGGCAGTGAACGTGGACCTGCAGACGGACGCCACGCTGCAGGTGGACATCTCCGACGCTCTGAGTGAGAGGGACAAGGTCAAGTTCACCGTCCACACTAAG AGCACACTGCCCAACTTCAAGCAGAACGAGTTCTCGGTGGTCCGACAGCACGAAGAGTTCATCTGGCTTCACGACTCGTTTGTGGAGAACGAAGAATACGCCGGATACATC attccccccgcgcccccccgaCCAGACTTTGATGCATCCAGAGAGAAGCTGCAGAAGCTCGGGGAGGGAGAAGGCTCCATGACCAAAGAGGAGTTCACCAAGATGaagcaggagctggaggc AGAGTACCTGGCCATCTTCAAGAAGACCGTAGCCATGCACGAGGTTTTCCTGTGTCGCGTGGCGGCTCATCCTGTCCTCAGGAAGGACCTCAACTTCCACGTCTTCCTGGAGTACAACCAGGAC CTGAGCGTCCGAGGGAAGaacaagaaggagaagctggaggactTCTTCAAGAACGTGGTGAAGTCAGCCGACGGCGTCCTGGTGGCCGGAGTCAAG GACGTCGACGACTTCTTTGAGCACGAGAAGACGTTTCTGTTAGAATATCACAACCGAGTCAAAGACGCTTCGGCCAAATCCGACCGAATGATCCGCTCACACAAAA ATGCTGCGGATGACATCAACAGAATTGCCTCGTCTCTCTACACTTTGGGAACGCAGGACTCCACAGAGCTCTGCAA GTTCTTCCTCAAAGTGTCGGAGCTGTTTGAGAAGACGAGG AAGATTGAAGCTCGAGTTGCAGCAGATGAAGACCTGAAGCTGGCCGACCTGCTGAAATATTACCTGAGAGAGTCGCAAGCTGCAAAG GACCTGCTGTACCGGAGGAGCCGGTCTCTGGTGGACTACGAGAACGCCAACAAGGCTCTGGACAAAGCTCGAGCCAAGAACAGAGACGTCCTGCAGGCGGAGACCAGCCAGCAGCTCTGCTGCCACAAGTTTGAGAAGATCTCCGAGTCCGCCAAACAAG AGCTCGTAGACTTCAAGACGAGGCGAGTGGCGGCTTTCAGGAAGAACCTGGTGGAGCTGGCAGAGCTGGAGCTCAAACACGCCAAG GGGaacctccagctgctgcagagctgtCTGGGTGTTCTGAAAGGTAACACCTAA
- the snx6 gene encoding sorting nexin-6 isoform X4, whose protein sequence is MMEGLDDGPDFLSEEDRGQPRAVNVDLQTDATLQVDISDALSERDKVKFTVHTKSTLPNFKQNEFSVVRQHEEFIWLHDSFVENEEYAGYIIPPAPPRPDFDASREKLQKLGEGEGSMTKEEFTKMKQELEAEYLAIFKKTVAMHEVFLCRVAAHPVLRKDLNFHVFLEYNQDLSVRGKNKKEKLEDFFKNVVKSADGVLVAGVKDVDDFFEHEKTFLLEYHNRVKDASAKSDRMIRSHKNAADDINRIASSLYTLGTQDSTELCKFFLKVSELFEKTRKIEARVAADEDLKLADLLKYYLRESQAAKDLLYRRSRSLVDYENANKALDKARAKNRDVLQAETSQQLCCHKFEKISESAKQELVDFKTRRVAAFRKNLVELAELELKHAKGNLQLLQSCLGVLKGNT, encoded by the exons CAGCCGCGGGCAGTGAACGTGGACCTGCAGACGGACGCCACGCTGCAGGTGGACATCTCCGACGCTCTGAGTGAGAGGGACAAGGTCAAGTTCACCGTCCACACTAAG AGCACACTGCCCAACTTCAAGCAGAACGAGTTCTCGGTGGTCCGACAGCACGAAGAGTTCATCTGGCTTCACGACTCGTTTGTGGAGAACGAAGAATACGCCGGATACATC attccccccgcgcccccccgaCCAGACTTTGATGCATCCAGAGAGAAGCTGCAGAAGCTCGGGGAGGGAGAAGGCTCCATGACCAAAGAGGAGTTCACCAAGATGaagcaggagctggaggc AGAGTACCTGGCCATCTTCAAGAAGACCGTAGCCATGCACGAGGTTTTCCTGTGTCGCGTGGCGGCTCATCCTGTCCTCAGGAAGGACCTCAACTTCCACGTCTTCCTGGAGTACAACCAGGAC CTGAGCGTCCGAGGGAAGaacaagaaggagaagctggaggactTCTTCAAGAACGTGGTGAAGTCAGCCGACGGCGTCCTGGTGGCCGGAGTCAAG GACGTCGACGACTTCTTTGAGCACGAGAAGACGTTTCTGTTAGAATATCACAACCGAGTCAAAGACGCTTCGGCCAAATCCGACCGAATGATCCGCTCACACAAAA ATGCTGCGGATGACATCAACAGAATTGCCTCGTCTCTCTACACTTTGGGAACGCAGGACTCCACAGAGCTCTGCAA GTTCTTCCTCAAAGTGTCGGAGCTGTTTGAGAAGACGAGG AAGATTGAAGCTCGAGTTGCAGCAGATGAAGACCTGAAGCTGGCCGACCTGCTGAAATATTACCTGAGAGAGTCGCAAGCTGCAAAG GACCTGCTGTACCGGAGGAGCCGGTCTCTGGTGGACTACGAGAACGCCAACAAGGCTCTGGACAAAGCTCGAGCCAAGAACAGAGACGTCCTGCAGGCGGAGACCAGCCAGCAGCTCTGCTGCCACAAGTTTGAGAAGATCTCCGAGTCCGCCAAACAAG AGCTCGTAGACTTCAAGACGAGGCGAGTGGCGGCTTTCAGGAAGAACCTGGTGGAGCTGGCAGAGCTGGAGCTCAAACACGCCAAG GGGaacctccagctgctgcagagctgtCTGGGTGTTCTGAAAGGTAACACCTAA
- the snx6 gene encoding sorting nexin-6 isoform X3 — translation MMQEGLDDGPDFLSEEDRGQPRAVNVDLQTDATLQVDISDALSERDKVKFTVHTKSTLPNFKQNEFSVVRQHEEFIWLHDSFVENEEYAGYIIPPAPPRPDFDASREKLQKLGEGEGSMTKEEFTKMKQELEAEYLAIFKKTVAMHEVFLCRVAAHPVLRKDLNFHVFLEYNQDLSVRGKNKKEKLEDFFKNVVKSADGVLVAGVKDVDDFFEHEKTFLLEYHNRVKDASAKSDRMIRSHKNAADDINRIASSLYTLGTQDSTELCKFFLKVSELFEKTRKIEARVAADEDLKLADLLKYYLRESQAAKDLLYRRSRSLVDYENANKALDKARAKNRDVLQAETSQQLCCHKFEKISESAKQELVDFKTRRVAAFRKNLVELAELELKHAKGNLQLLQSCLGVLKVN, via the exons CAGCCGCGGGCAGTGAACGTGGACCTGCAGACGGACGCCACGCTGCAGGTGGACATCTCCGACGCTCTGAGTGAGAGGGACAAGGTCAAGTTCACCGTCCACACTAAG AGCACACTGCCCAACTTCAAGCAGAACGAGTTCTCGGTGGTCCGACAGCACGAAGAGTTCATCTGGCTTCACGACTCGTTTGTGGAGAACGAAGAATACGCCGGATACATC attccccccgcgcccccccgaCCAGACTTTGATGCATCCAGAGAGAAGCTGCAGAAGCTCGGGGAGGGAGAAGGCTCCATGACCAAAGAGGAGTTCACCAAGATGaagcaggagctggaggc AGAGTACCTGGCCATCTTCAAGAAGACCGTAGCCATGCACGAGGTTTTCCTGTGTCGCGTGGCGGCTCATCCTGTCCTCAGGAAGGACCTCAACTTCCACGTCTTCCTGGAGTACAACCAGGAC CTGAGCGTCCGAGGGAAGaacaagaaggagaagctggaggactTCTTCAAGAACGTGGTGAAGTCAGCCGACGGCGTCCTGGTGGCCGGAGTCAAG GACGTCGACGACTTCTTTGAGCACGAGAAGACGTTTCTGTTAGAATATCACAACCGAGTCAAAGACGCTTCGGCCAAATCCGACCGAATGATCCGCTCACACAAAA ATGCTGCGGATGACATCAACAGAATTGCCTCGTCTCTCTACACTTTGGGAACGCAGGACTCCACAGAGCTCTGCAA GTTCTTCCTCAAAGTGTCGGAGCTGTTTGAGAAGACGAGG AAGATTGAAGCTCGAGTTGCAGCAGATGAAGACCTGAAGCTGGCCGACCTGCTGAAATATTACCTGAGAGAGTCGCAAGCTGCAAAG GACCTGCTGTACCGGAGGAGCCGGTCTCTGGTGGACTACGAGAACGCCAACAAGGCTCTGGACAAAGCTCGAGCCAAGAACAGAGACGTCCTGCAGGCGGAGACCAGCCAGCAGCTCTGCTGCCACAAGTTTGAGAAGATCTCCGAGTCCGCCAAACAAG AGCTCGTAGACTTCAAGACGAGGCGAGTGGCGGCTTTCAGGAAGAACCTGGTGGAGCTGGCAGAGCTGGAGCTCAAACACGCCAAG GGGaacctccagctgctgcagagctgtCTGGGTGTTCTGAAAG tGAACTAG
- the snx6 gene encoding sorting nexin-6 isoform X2, with the protein MMQEGLDDGPDFLSEEDRGPRAVNVDLQTDATLQVDISDALSERDKVKFTVHTKSTLPNFKQNEFSVVRQHEEFIWLHDSFVENEEYAGYIIPPAPPRPDFDASREKLQKLGEGEGSMTKEEFTKMKQELEAEYLAIFKKTVAMHEVFLCRVAAHPVLRKDLNFHVFLEYNQDLSVRGKNKKEKLEDFFKNVVKSADGVLVAGVKDVDDFFEHEKTFLLEYHNRVKDASAKSDRMIRSHKNAADDINRIASSLYTLGTQDSTELCKFFLKVSELFEKTRKIEARVAADEDLKLADLLKYYLRESQAAKDLLYRRSRSLVDYENANKALDKARAKNRDVLQAETSQQLCCHKFEKISESAKQELVDFKTRRVAAFRKNLVELAELELKHAKGNLQLLQSCLGVLKGNT; encoded by the exons CCGCGGGCAGTGAACGTGGACCTGCAGACGGACGCCACGCTGCAGGTGGACATCTCCGACGCTCTGAGTGAGAGGGACAAGGTCAAGTTCACCGTCCACACTAAG AGCACACTGCCCAACTTCAAGCAGAACGAGTTCTCGGTGGTCCGACAGCACGAAGAGTTCATCTGGCTTCACGACTCGTTTGTGGAGAACGAAGAATACGCCGGATACATC attccccccgcgcccccccgaCCAGACTTTGATGCATCCAGAGAGAAGCTGCAGAAGCTCGGGGAGGGAGAAGGCTCCATGACCAAAGAGGAGTTCACCAAGATGaagcaggagctggaggc AGAGTACCTGGCCATCTTCAAGAAGACCGTAGCCATGCACGAGGTTTTCCTGTGTCGCGTGGCGGCTCATCCTGTCCTCAGGAAGGACCTCAACTTCCACGTCTTCCTGGAGTACAACCAGGAC CTGAGCGTCCGAGGGAAGaacaagaaggagaagctggaggactTCTTCAAGAACGTGGTGAAGTCAGCCGACGGCGTCCTGGTGGCCGGAGTCAAG GACGTCGACGACTTCTTTGAGCACGAGAAGACGTTTCTGTTAGAATATCACAACCGAGTCAAAGACGCTTCGGCCAAATCCGACCGAATGATCCGCTCACACAAAA ATGCTGCGGATGACATCAACAGAATTGCCTCGTCTCTCTACACTTTGGGAACGCAGGACTCCACAGAGCTCTGCAA GTTCTTCCTCAAAGTGTCGGAGCTGTTTGAGAAGACGAGG AAGATTGAAGCTCGAGTTGCAGCAGATGAAGACCTGAAGCTGGCCGACCTGCTGAAATATTACCTGAGAGAGTCGCAAGCTGCAAAG GACCTGCTGTACCGGAGGAGCCGGTCTCTGGTGGACTACGAGAACGCCAACAAGGCTCTGGACAAAGCTCGAGCCAAGAACAGAGACGTCCTGCAGGCGGAGACCAGCCAGCAGCTCTGCTGCCACAAGTTTGAGAAGATCTCCGAGTCCGCCAAACAAG AGCTCGTAGACTTCAAGACGAGGCGAGTGGCGGCTTTCAGGAAGAACCTGGTGGAGCTGGCAGAGCTGGAGCTCAAACACGCCAAG GGGaacctccagctgctgcagagctgtCTGGGTGTTCTGAAAGGTAACACCTAA
- the snx6 gene encoding sorting nexin-6 isoform X5 — translation MMEGLDDGPDFLSEEDRGPRAVNVDLQTDATLQVDISDALSERDKVKFTVHTKSTLPNFKQNEFSVVRQHEEFIWLHDSFVENEEYAGYIIPPAPPRPDFDASREKLQKLGEGEGSMTKEEFTKMKQELEAEYLAIFKKTVAMHEVFLCRVAAHPVLRKDLNFHVFLEYNQDLSVRGKNKKEKLEDFFKNVVKSADGVLVAGVKDVDDFFEHEKTFLLEYHNRVKDASAKSDRMIRSHKNAADDINRIASSLYTLGTQDSTELCKFFLKVSELFEKTRKIEARVAADEDLKLADLLKYYLRESQAAKDLLYRRSRSLVDYENANKALDKARAKNRDVLQAETSQQLCCHKFEKISESAKQELVDFKTRRVAAFRKNLVELAELELKHAKGNLQLLQSCLGVLKGNT, via the exons CCGCGGGCAGTGAACGTGGACCTGCAGACGGACGCCACGCTGCAGGTGGACATCTCCGACGCTCTGAGTGAGAGGGACAAGGTCAAGTTCACCGTCCACACTAAG AGCACACTGCCCAACTTCAAGCAGAACGAGTTCTCGGTGGTCCGACAGCACGAAGAGTTCATCTGGCTTCACGACTCGTTTGTGGAGAACGAAGAATACGCCGGATACATC attccccccgcgcccccccgaCCAGACTTTGATGCATCCAGAGAGAAGCTGCAGAAGCTCGGGGAGGGAGAAGGCTCCATGACCAAAGAGGAGTTCACCAAGATGaagcaggagctggaggc AGAGTACCTGGCCATCTTCAAGAAGACCGTAGCCATGCACGAGGTTTTCCTGTGTCGCGTGGCGGCTCATCCTGTCCTCAGGAAGGACCTCAACTTCCACGTCTTCCTGGAGTACAACCAGGAC CTGAGCGTCCGAGGGAAGaacaagaaggagaagctggaggactTCTTCAAGAACGTGGTGAAGTCAGCCGACGGCGTCCTGGTGGCCGGAGTCAAG GACGTCGACGACTTCTTTGAGCACGAGAAGACGTTTCTGTTAGAATATCACAACCGAGTCAAAGACGCTTCGGCCAAATCCGACCGAATGATCCGCTCACACAAAA ATGCTGCGGATGACATCAACAGAATTGCCTCGTCTCTCTACACTTTGGGAACGCAGGACTCCACAGAGCTCTGCAA GTTCTTCCTCAAAGTGTCGGAGCTGTTTGAGAAGACGAGG AAGATTGAAGCTCGAGTTGCAGCAGATGAAGACCTGAAGCTGGCCGACCTGCTGAAATATTACCTGAGAGAGTCGCAAGCTGCAAAG GACCTGCTGTACCGGAGGAGCCGGTCTCTGGTGGACTACGAGAACGCCAACAAGGCTCTGGACAAAGCTCGAGCCAAGAACAGAGACGTCCTGCAGGCGGAGACCAGCCAGCAGCTCTGCTGCCACAAGTTTGAGAAGATCTCCGAGTCCGCCAAACAAG AGCTCGTAGACTTCAAGACGAGGCGAGTGGCGGCTTTCAGGAAGAACCTGGTGGAGCTGGCAGAGCTGGAGCTCAAACACGCCAAG GGGaacctccagctgctgcagagctgtCTGGGTGTTCTGAAAGGTAACACCTAA
- the psma3 gene encoding proteasome subunit alpha type-3, giving the protein MSSIGTGYDLSASTFSPDGRVFQVEYAMKAVENSSTAIAIRCKDGVVFGVEKLVLSKLYEQGSNKRIFNIDRHVGMAVAGLLADARSLSEVARDEASSFRSSYGHDIPLKHLSDRVAMYVHAYTLYSAVRPFGCSFILGSYDKDDGPQLYMVDPSGISHGYWGCAIGKAKQAAKTEIEKLQMKEMTCRELVKEVAKIIYIVHDEVKDKAFELELSWVGEVTNGRHQLIPEEVRQEAEKYAKESLEEEDDSDEDNM; this is encoded by the exons ATGAGCTCCATCGGTACCGGG TACGACCTGTCggcctccaccttctctccAGATGGGCGGGTGTTCCAGGTGGAGTATGCCATGAAGGCTGTGGAGAACAGCAG cacggCAATAGCTATCCGCTGTAAAGATGGAGTTGTGTTCGGGGTGGAGAAGCTCGTTCTGTCCAAACTCTACGAGCAGGGTTCCAACAAACGCATCTTCAACATCGACCGACACGTCGGCATG GCGGTGGCAGGTCTGTTGGCTGATGCTCGGTCTTTGTCTGAAGTAGCGAGAGACGAAGCGTCCAGCTTCAGATCCAGTTATGGACACGACATCCCTCTAAAG CACCTGTCGGACAGAGTGGCCATGTACGTCCACGCCTACACTCTGTACAGCGCCGTCCGGCCATTCGGCTGCAG TTTCATCTTGGGATCGTATGACAAAGATGATGGTCCTCAGCTCTACATGGTCGACCCATCGGGGATCTCTCAT GGTTACTGGGGTTGTGCCATTGGAAAAGCAAAACAGGCTGCAAAGACAGAGATTGAAAAACTGCAG ATGAAGGAGATGACCTGCAGAGAGCTCGTCAAAGAGGTCGCCAAAAT AATCTACATCGTCCATGACGAGGTGAAGGACAAAGCCTTCGAGCTGGAGCTCAGCTGGGTTGGAGAAG TGACGAATGGACGACATCAGCTGATTCCTGAAGAGGTGAGACAAGAGGCTGAGAAGTACGCAAAG GAatccctggaggaagaggatgactCTGATGAAGACAACATGTAA